A section of the Malaclemys terrapin pileata isolate rMalTer1 chromosome 15, rMalTer1.hap1, whole genome shotgun sequence genome encodes:
- the CFAP68 gene encoding uncharacterized protein CFAP68, with protein MSLSCFYNPHHGSLIHATGHAEVWTDWNSTSKFSQYGWRCTTNEDAYSNKTLMGNWNQEQYDIRKIAQPKPLPSQYAHYFESVYSSDYNKERHHGSRRFKREPHWFPGHQPELEPPPLKPTARSCYMIDYGPPQGRTPLICEMLGKEQEGVQQKQ; from the exons ATGTCCCTATCTTGTTTCTATAACCCTCACCATGGTTCCTTGATACATGCCACCGGACATGCAGAAGTGTGGACGGACTGGAACAGCACTTCCAAGTTTAGCCAGTATGGCTGGAGATGCACTACCAATGAGGATGCTTACTCCAACAAAACCCTTATGGGGAATTGGAACCAGGAGCAGTATGATATCCGGAAAATCGCGCAGCCCAAACCGCTTCCTTCCCAG TATGCTCACTACTTTGAATCAGTTTATTCGTCAGATTACAACAAGGAAAGGCATCACGGCTCAAGAA GATTTAAACGAGAACCTCATTGGTTTCCTGGACACCAGCCTGAGCTGGAACCCCCTCCGCTCAAACCGACTGCACGGTCCTGCTACATGATAGATTACGGACCTCCTCAAGGCAGAACTCCCCTCATTTGTGAAATGCTGGGGAAAgaacaggagggggtgcagcaaAAGCaatag
- the CRYAB gene encoding alpha-crystallin B chain: MDIAIHHPLIRRPLFSFLTPTRIFDQSFGEHLSESELFPTSGALSPFLLRSPFLRTPSWLETGFSEMRLEKDKFSVNVDVKHFSPEDLKVKVLGDVIEVHGKHEERQDEHGSVAREFNRKYRIPADVDPLSITSSLSSDGVLTVNGPRKQTDVPERTIPITREEKSAIAGAQRK; encoded by the exons ATGGATATCGCCATTCACCATCCCTTGATCCGCAGACCCCTGTTTTCCTTCTTGACACCAACACGTATCTTTGACCAGAGCTTCGGAGAGCATCTCTCAGAGTCTGAGCTGTTCCCTACCTCGGGCGCTCTCAGCCCTTTCCTGCTGAGATCCCCCTTCCTAAGGACACCCAGCTGGCTAGAGACAGGATTCTCAGAG ATGCGACTGGAGAAGGACAAGTTTTCCGTAAATGTCGACGTGAAGCATTTCTCTCCTGAGGACCTAAAAGTCAAGGTGTTGGGGGATGTGATCGAGGTCCATGGGAAACACGAGGAACGCCAG GATGAGCATGGCTCCGTGGCCAGGGAGTTCAACAGGAAATACAGGATCCCAGCGGATGTGGATCCTCTATCCATCACCTCATCCCTGTCTTCGGATGGAGTCCTGACAGTGAATGGACCAAGGAAACAAACCGATGTTCCCGAGCGCACCATTCCCATCACCCGCGAGGAGAAATCTGCCATCGCAGGGGCCCAGAGGAAGTAG